The DNA window GGCTAAGGTAATCTTCAATAACCtatgtgaaatggtggatccgacttccacccggtcatgtggatacgccatcccacttggaAAAATCATGCGCCatttcaacatcaacaccggtcctggtgttcttCTTGCCTCAAGTAAAATCATAAAGTCCCATCAATTCAAGGACAGAAAAAGCAACAggaaggcctccggttctacgggtggccgaaagaagaaagcaacCGGTAAGAAAGCAACTCCGGTAAGAcaaaaatccggaagcaagaaagATAGACAACCTACCGGATCGGCTGATCCGCGGTCCGACACCGCCAATGATGAAGATTCGGCGTCCAGTTCTGACCGAACCATTACACAAAATACCTGAGGAGATCAGTCCGGTAAGGGGAAAGGACCGACAGTCGAGGATCAATCGGTTAGTCATGATAACGCTGACACCGGCTTGGACAGGCTTGAGGAGGAAGACAACTGTGCTAATGATAACACCCGGAAAACGGCCGAGGATCTCGTGAGCAGAATAATGGACGAAATCAATCAGCAGGCTCGCGCGTCATCCGAAGTGTTCTATCAATGGATCCAAAACCGGCATCAGATACTCTACAAGCACATGTTACCGGACCTCACCATTAGTTAGAGATTCGAGAAATTGATGGAAATGGAGGAGGAGGTGCTCAGCCTCACAAAGGCTACAGGCGTCACAACCGCAATAGAACGAAACTCGATGGTCCaaccgcgtgctcggttacAAAGGCTCACCGAGCACATTCAACGTCTAAAAGAAAAGCATACTCCGGGAACACCGAATTCTCAACTTCAACTTTTGGTGTTAGAATTGCTTAAGGTTAAGGAAAGGGCATTGACCGAGGAGGTGGCGCGGCTTGAAACGGAGCCCGATCACCAAGAAACGACGAACTCATCCAGATCCTCTACCGGGGATGTCGGCAGTCAGAATCCGACCGGTAAAGAGCTATCCTATCCTCCACCGGATCCGACTATCAACGTAACCGAAGTCAGGACAGAGACACCTCTCACCGACCATCGAGCATCTGCTCAAACCGGGGATTCGGAACCGGTCATAACGGAAGAGAGGGTCAAAACTCTCattgaagaatttgtcaacGACGCGGTTCAGCCTTGGAAAAAAAGATAAAGGAAACCGCGATTAAAGCAGTCGAGATAGCCGAGACGACAAAGGATGATCTAAACAAGGCGGTCGATCGGATCACGTCGGTTGAAACGAATTACGGTAATACGGATCGACTGTACGACGGTCATCTGGACCGAACAAAGGCATTGGAGGATATAACTCTGAAGCTAGTGACCGACCTCAATTCGGTCAGCCAAGAGGTAGCTGAgatggaacggtctcaagaaaCGACCGATCAAAAGTtgacaaaggtcgatgaggactTGGCTCGTTCAATTGCCCAAGCCGGCTCAACACTTGACAGGGTAATCAACCTTGAAGAAAAGAATACAATCCTTGAAGAAAAGAACGCCAAGCTTGAAGCGGatctcaaggcggtcaccgaacaggtggtAGAGTTAATAGCGGCTAAGCTGGCTACCGATAAGGCAATTGAGGAGACGAATGCTCTGGAGGCTCAGAAACTCCAAGATGCACTGGACGAGCAGACCCGGATACAGAAGGAAACGGCAGCGGCTGATGCGAACATAGCCGGCCATATGCAAAACCTAGCGGTCAATGCACCGACCATCGCAAAGTCCATAGCGGCTCAACAAGCCGAAGATGCTAACCGGCTAAGGGCCCAACAAGAAACGTATAACAAGTTCGcaaaggctcacaagaagtctaAGGCGGTTGCTTCCCCTTCCGTTCCGGTCACACGTAAAAGGAAAGCTGCTTCGAGAAAGGCGCAAATCACCGGACTATTGGACAGAGTCACTGACACGATTGTTGACCCTCCACCCAACCCGGTTTTGTAAACCGAGGATGATTTCGAAGAAGAGCTCGAGCCACAACTCCAAAGACAGCGGTGTCTGAATGTGGTTCCAATCAGATCGATCGGTCAACCGTTCTCTCCTCACACCAGCACCTCAGGCGGTAGAGGATCCTCATCCAGGCCGGTTCAAGGGGACAAGGGAAATTCAGACGATGAACTGCTGGATCATTTCATGCCGtccagatcgaagaaataggggcttcattcactatttttacttatgtttatttcggttatatatatatatatagtatctTTTGCCTTAACGTACTTTTTCCatatataaagtgatttttggaaaccgTCCTACATTTGAattcttacataattttgaatattttaaataaaataatcaaaaagggagaaattgataagataaaagataaaaattttcaaaatctttctcaaaattttccaaaatttttcgaaaaattctcccaagttagtttccaaaaatccggccaaacaaactcttaaaatCGGCCTatatttgcattcttacattattttgaatattttaaataaaataatcaaaaagggagaaattgttagataaaattagaccggttaaatagaacttaacaaaaacaaatttcctatgcaggaacagttaaaaaacctaaccggtcaaacaactcaaccggttaagaaactaaACCGGTCAAGCCCccccgaacaagaaagacaagatcggtcaaataaGAAGGCCAGAATCATTGAACAGTCGATCAATCGGAAgatatggaaaaaccggaagtcatccggttaacataaacaaccgaccagtataaaaagacacttcgggtatctgttgagaatgataccgaaggaacagacttagtattgccatattcatacaagtctgaggacagtctgcaggctgcagaagaccgtcctacaagatctttctacttaaggataaatcagaaaggcaatcttccaagtacagacaactgcccaactgacagttgccatattgagtaaaagacaaacctagctggTTTGACCTACACTGGAAGaccagaccgccaggtctgaagactagaccgccaggtctgaatcactgaacctctgctcaaccaatcagattcaaggaaatgaaatgtgaccgttggcacatttcacctataaaagaaggagctgaagaggaataaatgcgggttacaagttctgaattttctacagcctaagtaaaagattgtgttctatctctagaaagcttaagcgcttatttgaagtgtattctacaatttcagttaaaattgtacgggtgttatcgagcaagaaataagtctcgatcaaattgtgtttgtattccttagtgaatatcctctcgcggtttcgagaggaaggggtgacgtacgagttttatctccgaacatccataaaaacctgtcttgttatttactctCCGCCTGCTTTAttttctaaccgatctgcactaacctactaataccgccccaaccgattcaacattaCCCAAACCGAATTATTAagctccaaaaccgaccctgcaatctccaaacctgtcctattcaaatccggttctgcctatctcgtgtgtatgctgcttcaacctgaaaaaaaccacttccgcgcttgaactctgttcaagggtttgtgacagtttgtgtagtattgaaaccccggtattaatctctaaccggattaattaccaccctttgagtgagacgcgataaccggccaaccccggtcccccaaccgcgatctagatcctaacaaaactTCTCTAAAAACAGGCCAAGTAAACTTAAGTCTTTCAAAATCCCGGCTAAGAatcacaaattttgaatatttattctaaataataaaaaatggagaaattgttagaaaaatcaagatagttaatttacttaaacatctaaaaaaacttaatcaatCCTTAACCATATGTGCAAGAACAACTTCAACCAAATCGGCTGAACTCATCAACAGGATCAGCCAAACCAAAATACTCAAACTGATCTATCCCCTTGGTTAAGTAAAACCGGCTCAAACATACTCGAAGGTAAGCCGGATCGGCTCAAACTCAGGCTCGACTAAGAGATGCTAACCGAAAACGTTCGGTCAGCTCAACGCATTGAAGATCTTAAAACCAACGGgaaaattattcaaagttatgaataatctgaagatgacgtaatgaataTATCTTGGAAATATGCAAAAGAAGGTTCTAAGATAAGGCATGCAGCAATCTAATGATTGCAGATTTTTACCCAAACTCACAAGTAACCTTCACGGTGCAGGCGGCCGCCCTCATGCATGGCTGCCACATGTATAAAAAGCAAAGCTAAGCTATTCTGACCGACTCGGCTACCCATGACCAATCAACTCAAGagtgagaaatatgaccgttgtcatatctCCTATATAAGAGGAAGCCAAGGGCAGTGATACACAATAGATCCAACGCGCGAGCTATCAACTCAGTTTTCACTTGATCAACCCTGAAAAGCATCTAAATTCATAAAGTTTCTTTGATGAAAGTGAAACAGTTGTAAACATTAAATATTCTGTaaaaaagtgtattacaatattgtGTGAATATTGTAGAGTGtatatcgagcagtaaataagactcgatcgtattTTGGTGTGTAATATtccattagtgaatatccttctcactatttgagaagaaggggtgacgtaggagagtttactccgaacatccataaaaatatgtattttgtgttcttcatttactttctgtcactAAGCTAAACGAACCGATTATTCCCCATCTCAACAGAACTGAATTCACTTCATTTAACCGATCTCCTCATACTCCCTTCTATTAACCGAATCGTGTATTGTTGCTTCaggttgaaacaaacacttccgcccttgaactcggttcaagagtctgtgacaactTGTGTGATGTTAAGAACGGTTCTAATCTTTAACTGGATTAGTGCCAATTtggtgtgtgtgtgtgtgtgttatAAATGATTAACCGTTAGCCGGACCCAGGTCCCCTATCGGCTATCCTGATCCTaaaaagtggtatcagagtaggaatcttaacactcaagTAACTAGAAACGCTGGCAAACATGACTCACAATTAAAAACCCCTAATGCTGAACATTGAGGCATTTGTCGATTGGAAGGTTTAGATGTACCTACATTtgatcactatggatgatgaaatgaactCCATCCTGAAAGAAGGTCCGATAATGATTGAGAAGGAGATCGGTgcatggacggctgaagatagaaggagaaacaacctggacaacTATTGTAAGAGACACATCTTCAAATCTCTAGACAACAACACTTTCGGTAAAGTCAGAGATTGTCAGAGTGCAAAGAAAGCATGGGAAACTATCATTCAgctccatgagggaaacgaaaggacaaaggaaaataaaattttgttggcAACtcagaagtatgagaacatcaTAATGAAGCCcggagaaaacatgaaggaattcagtaatcggttcactagtgtggtaAACGAGCTATATACACTTGGAAAAAGATACGATAATAGGGAAATAATCGTTAAGGCATTGAGATCTTTACCAAGTGTATGAGACataaagaccatggtgatgCGAGAGTCAAGCAATCTCGGGAAatgaaactacatgatgtatttgaagatctgaaagcgtacgagtttgagatgaagTATCGAATTGAAGATGAAGCTTCAACCTCAACTACAACTAGAGCTCTAATGACATCAGTGGAACAACCGACTCCTATATCAGCCGATCCGACACCAGTCAAGAATCCTAATCAGATCTGTGATGATGTGATGGCCATGCTTGCAAAGAAGTTCggaagattcatgaagaagaatcaaccatcGAACAACCAAAACTACAACTATGATTAtagtgacaaatccaatgtaagatacTATAACCGTAACACTTTTGGTCATTTCAGGTCAGACTGCAGAAGACCGAGACGAGACGACCGAAAACCGGAAAACTATCAGAGGGTTGACAACCAACTAAACAATGAAGGAAAAGAATCTCAAAAAGCACTAATAGCTTCTGACGGTGGAAGTGAGTGGGCTTACTCTGACAGCGATGAAGACGGAGTCACTTGCCTcatggctaaggaagaagaggTACCCAACTTCCAAGAGGAATTAGATTTCTCAAGTGAAGAATTCACTAAAGAGGATCTGGTTagtgcactcaacgacatggttgctgagttcaatAACCTATTCACTATTTTACGGATCCGGTGAAACATtgaaaccggagagtcaagtAGAACCATCGGTGAGCCGAGTGGAACCAAGATATATGAACCGATTGAATCATCCTTTGAGAATGGGTAGCTCAAAAAGAAAGTTCAATCGCTAACCGAagaaaacgaaagaacaaaataTATCATGGATTCCTAGAAGAAGTCCAGTGAAGCGGTGAGCCAGATGTCTACATACCAAAGATATCCCAAATGCATGTTTGGGCTCGGCTACAAGGGTAAAAAATCGGATAACCGGAAACCTTCCAATGGGATGAAACTCAACAAAGGCAATTTTCCAttcgtaagatttgtcaagatcTCTTCAACCGACAATGGGGCAGACCATGATTCAAAATCagacaaagaaataaaatatgtaggtccaactgactcggctaaatggcttcatcttgagagaaggaaagccaaccggccagtAAAGAAGCAAACTGATACACGTTCATATAGAACTAACCGACAATCACCACCACGACACAATGAGGTATTTTCAGACAAacagagagatgtcaagccgAGTACcggtaaaataattaaaactaacaTTGGGGAAGtcatccgacttattaaagtatggatccctaagggactaatcaatcaCGGAACCAAGTAAATGTGTGTACCAAATCGgtgtaaatatgtattttttgtaGGTCAGGAGGAGCAAGCGGTTAGGAAATtcagaatggtatctggacaacgGGTGTTCTAGACATATGACCGAAAATAGTAGACTGTTGATCGACATTGTACATGAAGCTGGTGCAATGATCACTTTCGGCGACAATTCTAAAGGTAGAGTCgtgggaaagggtaagattgtccatggaaaCCTATCTATAAACAATGtacttttatttgaaaacttgcattttaatttgctaagtattagtcaaatgtgtgacatagGATATACGGTTGAGTTTCATAAGCATGCAtacttagttaaaaactctcagggaaatattttaatattatgaaactggctaggaaatatttacaaagtagactggaaaaccgAAATTGAAAACTCAGTTTGCAATGATGGCTAGGAATGATCCGAATTGGCTCTGGCACAAATGGATAaaccatttgaacttcaaaacgaTAAATTTCATATGTTCTAAAGAATTAGTTCATAGTtttccaaatataaaatttgcaaaagatagaggaaccaaatttattaatagtaCTTTAACTTCTTTTCTTGaggattccggtattaggcacgagttgtctagtactagaatacctcaacaaaatggactgactaagagaagaaaccgaactctcaagaaAGCCGCaagatccatgatagccgatttgggtgttgctcaaaatttttgggccgaggctattaacactgcatgttatacacaaaatcgttCTTTAATTACAAAATGGCTAACCAAAACACCAtttgaaatataccatgacagagttcctaatatccggtattttaggatctttggctaTAAGTGTTACATTCCATCAACGGAAAAGAGTACTTAaccgcttttgatgccaaaCAGATGAATGAATAATGTTGGGCTATTCAGTCGTTAGTAAaacatatagagtatataatactaggaccctaactgttgaagaatcatcacattttgtttttgatgaatctattgaaCGTAATAATGCATCACcttttgatctacacaacagaatggaaaatttcaatatttattctgatgatgaaaATCAAGTTCCAGTTTACAGAAGGTTTGTCCATGATCAAGCGGTGAATgttgaaattcagcctgatcaagttGCTTTACATcaggaagttgacacctcaATATttactgaggaaatcggtcagCATGACTTAGTTCAGCCTATCGatctgtctaaccttgatcagacAATCGATCACTTAGGAGATATAACCTAGCCAAACTTTAAAAGGAATAGAGATCATCCTCCAGAGCTTATATTAGGTAACCCCTCATCACCCATCCGAACTAGACATCAActtttggaagaatatgaaaactcggctttcatatcacaaattgagccgaaaaaggtggatggaGCATTGTTAGATCCCGACTAGATCTTAGCAATGAAAGAGGAATTAAACTAGTTTGAGAGAAACAAAGTCTGGCATCTAGTTCCAAGACCGAAACACCAATCGGTTATAGGAATAAGATGGGcgttcagaaataaactcaataaaaacggtttggttacgaggaacaaggcaaGATTAGTGGCCCAAGAATATAAACATGAAGaaatcattgattttgaagaatcattttctcttgtggctagacttgaagccatATGAATATTTCTtgcttttgctgctttcaaaagtttcaaagtttttcaaatggatgtgaaaagtgcttTCTTAAACGGCGAACTAAGTGAGgaggtttatgttgaacaaccacccgatTTTAAGAAACCAGATCTAATAAGTCACGTGTACCGGCTGGACaaggccctttacggtttgaaacaagctcctagagcttggtatgatactttgaaaatattcttatttgatcataactttacaataggttcggtaaataaaaccttatttaaatttgagaaaaatgaacacaatttacttgttcaaatttacttggatgacataattttttgggtcaaccgatccaaaattgtgtaataaattctcaaaaatgatgactgatagatttgaaatgagtatgatgggggaattaagtttctttctaggtctcCAAGTTCGATAGATCAAAACAAGAACcttcatcaaccaatccaaataCACAATCGAACTCTTGAAGAAAATTGGAATGGATACATTTGCCgaagcagctactccaatgagctcatctgTCAAGATAGATAAAGATGAAGACAGACAAGACGTAGACATCACGgcctaccgaggaatcatcAGGTCACTTCTATATCTAACAGTGAGCCGACCAGACATTATGTCCGCGGTTGGCGTATGCGGAAGATTCTAAACAAATTCGAAACTATCTAACTTCACCGCTgccaaaagaatcttaaaatacttaaaaggcactcaagatgtgggactgtggtatccgaaggattcaataagctattctgatgcagactatacAGTCTGCAAGATAGACCGAAAAGTACCAACGGCACATGCCAATTCTTGGGAGACTGGCTTATCTCCTGGTATAGCAAAAACAAACCTTAGTTGCAACCTCAACCGCAAAGACAGAGTACCTGGCACCCGGAAGCTGTTGTGCttaactcctctggatccaacagcaactaaaggATTTTAGAATAATCGCTGAAGAATCTTTGATtatctgtgacaacaccagcgctatAGTTATTACATACAATTCGGTGTTGCACTCGAGAATaaaacacattgacataaggcatcacttcattcgggaacatgtacAACaaaaacacatccggctggaatatgtctcaaccgaaaAGCAAGTAGCCGACATTTTCACCAAGccactacaggaagctaagttttcctTCTTTCGAGACATATTAGGACTTGCTGATAGCAAGCAAATTTTGTCTTAAAtgcacttgcatgtctcattcatGAAAAACTAGGGCATGAGCTTAGGGAGAAGCCTACGCTTCTCAAACCATGCTCGtggaatttttgaaaaatctaacCGGCAACTTTAATGGGAAATTAAACGACCAAGTATGCTAACCGAACAGATGTCTCCGGTTAAGCTTGATAAAATCACTCCACCAAATTATCTGTGCATGGATCGAACAGTTCAAATGACTTAGATAAAACAGATGGTTTACTCCTCAAACCTGAATAAATGTCGCCTAAATTCGAtatttcttcacaccggaataagcTATCTCAATAAATCAGTCATGGAAAACCAATCGATAAATCACATCATAATTTCGTTAAGTGAATTTTCGGCTAAATTGGGATGGCTGGCCGTTGCTGTCTTGCATGCTTTGATGATTACCCTATGCATATAAAAATAGTCTAAACCTCGATCAAAGtgaagacatgtgtctatcACTGAAAGAGAAAGACTAACATTTCTTCCATATATTTTTAAGccataatgaaaatattttc is part of the Impatiens glandulifera chromosome 1, dImpGla2.1, whole genome shotgun sequence genome and encodes:
- the LOC124923317 gene encoding uncharacterized protein LOC124923317, which gives rise to MDDEMNSILKEGPIMIEKEIGAWTAEDRRRNNLDNYCKRHIFKSLDNNTFGKVRDCQSAKKAWETIIQLHEGNERTKENKILLATQKYENIIMKPGENMKEFSNRFTSVVNELYTLGKRYDNREIIVKALRSLPSV